From one Lycium ferocissimum isolate CSIRO_LF1 chromosome 5, AGI_CSIRO_Lferr_CH_V1, whole genome shotgun sequence genomic stretch:
- the LOC132057527 gene encoding uncharacterized protein LOC132057527: MFFYLTTLSLQKFIKEVVPVLPESTPENERFVVTEAWKHSDFLCKNYILSGLEDDLYNVYSNVETLKELRDALENKYKTEDAGLKNFIATKFLDYKMVDDKSVVTQVQELQVIIHDLLAEGISLINTFVESIQCAITYILFDVGLVISGAFQVAAVIEKLPPSWKDFKNFLKHKRKEMTLEDLIVRLRIEEDNKAAKKKANGRSTIRGAHIVETAPNESEKEEKGIKTKELS, encoded by the coding sequence ATGTTCTTCTATTTAACTACTTTAAGCCTTCAAAAGTTTATTAAAGAGGTCGTTCCGGTTCTGCCGGAATCAACACCTGAGAATGAACGTTTTGTTGTAACTGAGGCTTGGAAGCACTCAGATTTTCTGTGCAAGAATTATATTCTTAGCGGACTAGAGGATGATCTTTACAACGTCTATAGTAATGTGGAAACTTTAAAAGAACTACGGGATGCGttggaaaataaatataaaactgaGGATGCCGGACTGAAGAATTTTATCGCTACCAAGTTTCTGGACTACAAAATGGTAGACGACAAGTCTGTTGTTACTCAAGTCCAAGAGTTGCAAGTTATCATCCATGATCTGCTCGCTGAAGGTATAAGTCTAATTAATACTTTTGTCGAAAGTATTCAGTGTGCCATTACTTACATATTGTTTGATGTAGGTTTGGTGATTAGTGGGGCGTTTCAAGTTGCGGCAGTGATAGAGAAGTTGCCTCCTTCATGGAAGGacttcaaaaatttcttgaaacaCAAGCGAAAGGAGATGACACTGGAAGATCTCATCGTCCGGTTGAGAATCGAGGAAGATAACAAGGCAGCGAAGAAGAAGGCTAATGGGAGATCAACCATAAGGGGAGCACATATTGTTGAAACTGCCCCCAACGAATctgaaaaagaggaaaaaggcaTCAAGACCAAGGAATTATCCTAA